From Salvia splendens isolate huo1 chromosome 3, SspV2, whole genome shotgun sequence, a single genomic window includes:
- the LOC121793995 gene encoding uncharacterized protein LOC121793995, with product MDQLRQVGEVVGSVKALMILKHEISINQRQCCLLADMMQLAFDTISEEMRHSLRLDEKATKWKPLERPLKELHCVFKDAEFHIRYCLDIKNWWGKAISLHANRDCVEMHIHNVLSCFTVVIEAIETAAEISGSDEREQQRKRVALLHKYDHECDDPKIFLWKFGKQFLVPAEISSRIETAWREDRWLLSEKVGERKDEKSEQKLAELLLRKLSDVEISKKVMSSSILVGAADYQVKRRLGPGYPNGPSHLKEIQWLGESFGLRTFIGDVAPLLPEVSSLLSLSHPNILHHLCAFYDEGRKEGYLVMDLMSKDLASYVKEHSGQKNRVPFTVPMAVDIMLQIARGMEYLHSNKMCHGDLNPSNILLKERNSGFEVKVSGFGISAIRSCASRSTRPVAADADIWLAPEVLAELGGKCSGNYSEKADVYSFGMLCFELLTGKVPFEDGHLQGEQMARNVMAGERPLFSRPSPKYLINLTKKCWQMNPALRPSFSSICRILRYIKKILIISPEHAHPHSPPPLVEYCDMEAAYLKKFEEEGSGNLAPVTQIPFQMLAYKIIEKEKANSKKWDMVTEEMVKAPASIFDEEQLAAMDALFLVPTDRRPVCSDIIDSKNSAADVDLGTVESFPLRKAMESTATTNDSYEDYDKKPKKKLKTIKTKFIPESPKSPRCDAPLNSPARAKKASTSAASSPSRAFSKTVVQSPKRDVKRTLQYGMKSSISPASSPARDFRGKNESSMCSPARVKKPYSPASSPSRGYNVCPSPIHPSSPMNPNARPSRLARPTALPSDASPRT from the exons atggaTCAGTTGAGGCAGGTTGGGGAGGTTGTGGGCAGTGTGAAGGCTTTGATGATACTCAAGCATGAGATCTCCATCAACCAGAGGCAATGCTGTCTGCTGGCAGACATGATGCAGCTGGCCTTCGACACGATCTCGGAGGAGATGAGGCACAGCCTGAGGCTCGACGAGAAAGCCACCAAGTGGAAGCCTCTGGAGCGCCCGCTGAAGGAGCTCCACTGCGTCTTCAAGGACGCTGAGTTCCACATCCGATACTGCCTCGATATCAAGAACTGGTGGGGGAAGGCCATCAGCCTCCACGCGAACAGGGACTGTGTGGAGATGCACATTCACAACGTGCTGTCCTGCTTCACCGTTGTGATTGAGGCGATTGAGACGGCCGCGGAGATCTCTGGGAGCGACGAGCGGGAGCAGCAGAGGAAGAGGGTGGCCCTCCTGCATAAATATGATCATGAATGTGATGATCCCAAAATTTTCTTGTGGAAGTTTGGAAAGCAGTTTTTAGTACCTGCGGAGATCAGCAGCCGGATAGAGACCGCGTGGCGGGAGGATAGATGGCTGCTGTCCGAGAAAGTTGGGGAGAGGAAGGACGAGAAGAGCGAGCAGAAGCTGGCTGAGCTGCTGCTGAGGAAACTGAGCGATGTGGAGATTTCGAAGAAGGTGATGTCGAGCAGCATCCTAGTAGGGGCGGCGGATTACCAAGTGAAACGACGTCTGGGGCCGGGGTACCCCAATGGGCCGAGCCATCTCAAGGAGATTCAATGGCTGGGGGAGAGCTTCGGGTTGAGGACGTTCATTGGAGATGTCGCGCCTTTACTCCCCGAGGTTTCTTCTTTGCTTTCGCTCTCGCATCCCAACATATTGCACCACCTTTGCGCGTTTTACGACGAAGGGAGGAAGGAAGGGTACCTTGTCATGGATCTGATGAGCAAGGATCTTGCTTCCTACGTGAAGGAGCACTCGGGGCAGAAGAATCGCGTCCCGTTCACTGTCCCGATGGCTGTGGATATCATGCTGCAGATTGCAAGAGGGATGGAGTATTTGCACTCCAACAAGATGTGTCATGGAGATCTCAACCCTTCCAACATCCTTCTAAAGGAGAGGAACAGCGGTTTTGAAGTTAAAGTGTCCGGGTTTGGGATAAGCGCGATCAGGAGCTGTGCTTCGAGAAGCACTAGGCCGGTTGCTGCTGATGCTGATATCTGGTTGGCCCCCGAGGTGCTGGCTGAGCTCGGTGGGAAATGCAGCGGGAACTACTCTGAGAAGGCTGATGTGTATAGCTTCGGGATGCTCTGCTTCGAGCTGCTAACGGGGAAAGTCCCGTTCGAGGACGGCCATCTGCAAGGGGAGCAGATGGCGAGGAATGTGATGGCGGGAGAGAGGCCTCTTTTCTCCCGTCCTTCACCAAAATACCTGATTAACCTCACCAAGAAATGCTGGCAGATGAATCCGGCTCTGCGCCCGTCATTCTCGTCTATATGCCGGATCCTGCGCTACATCAAGAAGATCCTCATCATCAGCCCTGAGCACGCCCACCCGCATTCGCCTCCGCCTCTTGTGGAGTACTGCGACATGGAGGCTGCGTATTTGAAGAAGTTCGAAGAAGAAGGGAGTGGGAACCTCGCGCCTGTCACGCAGATCCCGTTCCAGATGCTGGCCTACAAGATTATTGAGAAGGAGAAAGCCAATAGCAAGAAATGGGATATGGTCACTGAAGAAATGGTGAAAGCCCCTGCATCAATCTTCGATGAGGAGCAGTTGGCTGCCATGGATGCCCTCTTCCTTGTGCCGACTGATCGGAGGCCGGTTTGCTCAGATATCATTGACAGCAAGAACTCGGCCGCTGATGTGGATCTCGGGACGGTGGAATCATTTCCGCTTCGCAAGGCGATGGAATCAACAGCTACGACCAACGACAGCTATGAAGATTATGACAAGAAGCCTAAGAAGAAACTAAAAACCATCAAGACCAAATTCATCCCAG AATCTCCTAAATCACCAAGATGTGACGCGCCATTGAATTCACCAGCCAGGGCAAAGAAGGCGTCGACTTCAGCAGCCTCGTCACCATCACGAGCATTTAGCAAGACAGTGGTGCAGAGTCCAAAGAGGGACgtgaaaagaacactacaatatGGGATGAAGAGCAGCATCTCGCCAGCATCCTCGCCTGCCAGAGATTTCAGAGGAAAGAACGAGAGTTCAATGTGCTCGCCAGCAAGAGTGAAGAAGCCCTACTCTCCGGCTTCCTCGCCATCAAGAGGTTACAATGTATGCCCATCGCCAATCCATCCATCATCGCCCATGAATCCCAATGCACGCCCTTCAAGACTTGCTAGGCCGACTGCACTGCCTTCGGATGCCAGTCCTCGAACCTGA